A single region of the Anopheles funestus chromosome X, idAnoFuneDA-416_04, whole genome shotgun sequence genome encodes:
- the LOC125764203 gene encoding protein ovarian tumor locus-like, protein MSAERPKRGFGFGCRETPDIYNRFLEQLGFYRKHTATDSSSLFRVVSELQYDVQIYHGKVRQECVKFMRNNRGIFAKDVNHSYDSYVNNISRPRTYGSMLELKALALRYKANVFIFEPLTEGKWFMFNPKYTVTWRVYVGRDNHFDVVHTLEYITEAAECQAIVYQLLYTDVLGLPDVEYAVERMLHDPEDKHITYETDEDGTTTAITPDGMQLQLSKPGNTQCVLMYSHLCHFHNQDNFGFIEEFFHMYGSDEGCRVYIGDYFQDRTGKPNPLLTDPDSSCVRQLLALGITPFPYKAAKSLDPCIYRNVEYDVWQELRKERINDIFVNEKRLHNDRCVKREKHIEHPISVAGQLSPGTTQTIAAYIPPKIDGAIFAMEPVKPVEYGYGGTDSPVTLSPYPVQHFYIPPMDQYAVAIIPAERSQLTFSPETAAHPMGVQGCIYNSFTTMSPMPFHATAQSPLKQFTPTLSPTEPLAMADHVTVLSPTINQSIPNESLFVYDSLWQTTPQQPHYYHLTPPQQQQQQLPNSQEQSPNYQQHQRQRHQRHYQQQPQQQEIATPFIPRCLFQCVPNGAETNNRTPPTVTYDNNSYTTHQTVLGSPYWHN, encoded by the exons ATGAGTGCGGAACGACCAAAGCGGGGTTTCGGTTTCGGCTGCCGCGAGACGCCAGACATTTACAATAGATTCTTGGAACAGCTTGGATTCTATCGTAAGCACACAGCTACTGATTCTTCATCATTGTTTCGCGTTGTTTCCGAGCTACAATACGATGTACAGATTTACCATGGCAAAGTGCGCCAGGAGTGTGTGAAATTTATGCGCAACAATCGGGGAATATTCGCGAAG GACGTAAACCATTCCTACGATTCGTATGTGAACAACATATCCCGGCCGCGAACGTACGGCAGTATGCTGGAGCTGAAAGCGCTTGCACTACGGTACAA AGCAAATGTGTTCATTTTCGAACCACTCACAGAAGGAAAGTGGTTTATGTTTAATCCAAAATATACCGTGACCTGGAGAGTTTACGTCGGGCGTGATAATCATTTCGATGTGGTACACACGTTGGAATACATTACGGAAGCCGCCGAATGTCAGG CGATCGTTTATCAACTGCTGTACACGGACGTATTAGGTCTACCGGACGTTGAGTACGCTGTCGAACGTATGTTGCACGATCCGGAAGACAAGCACATTAcgtacgaaacggatgaagatGGTACTACTACCGCCATTACACCGGATGGAATGCAGCTGCAGCTGAGCAAACCTGGCAATACGCAATGCGTGCTGATGTATTCGCATCTTTGCCATTTTCACAATCAAGACAACTTTGGCTTTATAGAAGAGTTTTTCCATATGTACGGATCGGATGAGGGTTGTCGGGTTTACATTGGCGATTACTTTCAGGATCGTACCGGTAAACCCAACCCGCTGCTTACGGATCCGGACAGCTCGTGTGTGCGACAGCTGCTCGCATTAGGCATCACACCGTTTCCGTACAAGGCGGCAAAATCGCTCGATCCTTGCATCTACCGGAACGTGGAGTATGACGTGTGGCAAGAATTACGCAAGGAAAGGATAAACGATATATTTGTg AATGAGAAACGACTACATAATGACAGGTGTGTCAAACGCGAAAAACACATCGAGCATCCGATCTCCGTAGCAGGGCAGC TGTCTCCAGGAACCACTCAAACGATTGCTGCTTACATACCACCGAAAATTGACGGAGCTATCTTTGCAATGGAACCGGTAAAGCCAGTGGAATACGGATACGGTGGAACCGATTCTCCTGTTACACTTTCGCCATATCCGGTGCAACATTTCTACATTCCACCAATGGATCAGTACGCTGTTGCTATCATACCGGCGGAACGAAGCCAATTAACATTTTCCCCCGAAACTGCGGCACATCCAATGGGTGTGCAAGGTTGCATTTATAATAGTTTCACCACAATGTCACCGATG CCTTTCCATGCGACAGCTCAATCACCGCTGAAACAATTTACACCAACCCTTTCACCTACCGAGCCACTGGCTATGGCGGATCATGTGACGGTGTTGTCACCAACGATAAACCAATCCATACCGAATGAGTCTTTGTTCGTGTACGATTCCTTGTGGCAAACGACACCACAGCAGCCACATTACTATCACCTAACAccaccgcagcagcagcagcaacaactgcCTAATAGTCAGGAACAATCTCCTAATTATCAGCAACATCAGCGACAGCGGCATCAACGGCATTATCAGCAACAACCGCAACAGCAGGAGATTGCTACTCCATTTATTCCAAGATGCCTTTTCCAATGTGTGCCAAATGGAGCAGAAACAAATA ATCGAACACCACCAACAGTGACGTACGATAATAATTCGTATACCACACACCAAACCGTTCTCGGTTCTCCATATTGGCATAATTAA
- the LOC125764354 gene encoding zinc finger protein 154-like, translated as MEPVDQTGDTPSAGAQVAPYDLVWRCERCTEIFKDYESFLKHYERYSRFKDEAMQDEIGNRLITEKMAMAVVNAIYACEFCDSLFSDKRAQLKHSAQHTYSYDCTFCGKTFFRLNGVLEHRTSCTQYKSFWAKYQYNVAAMYSCNVCTSQFDTLPELYEHRHSELHYFLRRVPGVGASHLEDLWYICEICGYFCKRLFIFQRHLKKDHSNGVVDPAGVVRMPTLTGHFLCEKCGILFPQVEDLFAHEQAHDTF; from the coding sequence ATGGAACCAGTTGATCAGACGGGAGACACCCCATCAGCCGGAGCTCAGGTCGCACCGTACGACCTTGTCTGGAGGTGCGAACGTTGTACGGAAATATTTAAGGATTACGAGTCCTTCCTTAAACACTATGAACGATACTCGCGCTTTAAAGATGAAGCGATGCAGGACGAAATTGGGAACCGTCTTATTACGGAGAAGATGGCAATGGCAGTCGTAAACGCAATATACGCGTGCGAGTTTTGCGACAGTCTTTTTTCGGATAAACGGGCACAATTGAAACATTCCGCGCAGCATACGTACAGCTACGATTGCACATTTTGCGGGAAAACCTTTTTCCGACTGAATGGAGTGCTGGAGCATCGGACGAGTTGTACACAGTACAAGAGCTTTTGGGCAAAATACCAGTACAACGTAGCGGCGATGTACAGCTGTAATGTTTGTACGTCGCAGTTTGACACGCTGCCCGAGCTGTACGAACATCGCCACAGCGAGCTTCATTATTTTCTACGTCGGGTACCAGGAGTAGGCGCTAGCCATTTGGAAGACTTGTGGTATATATGCGAAATCTGTGGCTACTTTTGCAAACGACTCTTCATATTCCAGCGGCATCTTAAAAAAGATCATTCCAACGGTGTGGTCGATCCCGCCGGTGTAGTACGCATGCCGACTCTTACCGGGCACTTTTTGTGCGAGAAGTGTGGTATATTGTTCCCCCAGGTGGAGGATCTGTTTGCCCACGAGCAAGCCCACGACACATTTTAA
- the LOC125761859 gene encoding zinc finger protein 100-like — translation MEAIDQTGDTPSAELQIVPYDLVWKCERCSEIFKDYKAFVEHGEQYAHFSGEAMQDEIGNSLTAEKMAMAFVVEIYACEFCDSRFVDKMALFSHEARHTSSYDCKLCGESFCMLHAVLEHRAQCVPYKNFWATSQYNVTAMYSCNVCMALFDTLPELYDHRYSDRHYLPRRLPEVQPSGSVDDLWYICETCGYFCKRSTTLTQHHTKTHAIAVPDGAGTVRMAPTNCQFLCDRCGKVFKKLGHLTTHMQFHLSIKPFACLYEGCTFRAAVPSGLRDHIRHRHTGEPPYECEECHKRFRSSAGLCAHRSLHRQDRPYTCTVCGSHFQRNDALRSHIMMHTGEQPFVCVHCGRKYRLRPSWAKHMRLKHKNQR, via the coding sequence ATGGAAGCAATTGATCAGACGGGAGACACCCCATCAGCCGAACTACAGATCGTACCTTACGACCTTGTCTGGAAGTGCGAACGTTGTTCGGAAATATTTAAAGATTACAAGGCCTTCGTTGAACACGGTGAACAATACGCGCACTTTAGTGGTGAAGCGATGCAGGACGAAATTGGGAACAGTCTTACTGCGGAGAAGATGGCAATGGCGTTCGTAGTTGAAATCTACGCGTGCGAGTTTTGCGACAGCCGTTTTGTGGACAAAATGGCACTATTTAGCCACGAAGCGCGGCATACATCTAGCTACGATTGTAAACTTTGCGGTGAAAGCTTTTGCATGCTGCACGCAGTGCTGGAGCATCGGGCGCAATGTGTTCCGTACAAGAATTTTTGGGCAACGTCCCAGTACAACGTAACGGCGATGTACAGTTGTAATGTTTGTATGGCGCTGTTTGACACCCTGCCCGAGCTGTACGACCATCGCTACAGCGATCGTCACTATTTGCCACGTCGGCTACCGGAAGTACAACCTTCAGGTTCAGTAGACGACTTGTGGTATATATGCGAAACTTGTGGATACTTTTGCAAACGTTCCACCACCTTGACGCAGCATCACACCAAAACGCATGCCATTGCAGTTCCCGACGGTGCTGGTACAGTGCGGATGGCGCCTACCAATTGCCAATTTTTATGCGACAGGTGTGGTAAAGTGTTTAAGAAGCTGGGCCACCTAACTACGCACATGCAGTTTCATCTTTCGATTAAACCTTTCGCCTGCCTGTATGAGGGTTGCACCTTCCGGGCTGCCGTACCGTCTGGCCTCAGGGATCACATCCGGCATCGTCACACTGGCGAACCGCCGTACGAATGCGAGGAGTGCCACAAACGGTTCCGCTCCTCGGCCGGATTGTGTGCGCATCGGTCGTTACACCGACAGGATCGGCCGTACACTTGTACTGTCTGCGGTAGCCACTTCCAGCGGAACGATGCATTGAGAAGCCACATCATGATGCATACTGGCGAGCAACCtttcgtgtgtgtgcattGCGGACGCAAGTATCGCCTGCGTCCAAGCTGGGCAAAGCATATGAGGTTGAAGCACAAAAATCAACGCTAA
- the LOC125764235 gene encoding UNC93-like protein: MHGGGLDTDKHNGADSASLREKVQLRRGEKWRILKNIITVSVAFMVQFTAFQGTANLQSSINAKEGLGTVSLSAIYAALVVSCIFLPTLVIRKLTVKWTLCVSMLCYAPYIASQFYPKFYTLIPAGILLGLGAAPMWASKATYLTQLGQVYAKLTDQSVEAIIVRFFGFFFLAWQTAELWGNLISSLVLSSGAHGAAAAVDENGTISSHHSDPNLDSCGANFCVVETSDNANLQRPPDSEIFEISAIYLSCIIAAVIIVAVFLDPLSRYGERRRGSISATEISGMQLLSATFKQLKKANQQLLILITVFIGMEQAFIGADFTQAYVSCALGIHQIGYVMICFGVVNAICSIIFGSAMKYIGRVVIIILGAIVHGGCIIYLLYWRPHPDHPIVFFVLSGLWGIGDAVWQTQINGLYGALFRRNKEAAFSNYRLWESVGFVVAYAYSTNLCARMKLYLLFGVLVCGMIGYTIVEIRQLKKEKRLKQLEEIPKQQQTDADRKAIEEDDEKDELEEDIVVTHL, encoded by the exons ATGCACGGTGGAGGACTGGACACCGATAAG CACAACGGTGCCGATTCGGCCTCGTTGCGCGAGAAGGTACAGCTGCGACGAGGTGAAAAATGGCGAATTCTTAAAAACATCATTACGGTGTCGGTTGCGTTTATGGTCCAGTTTACCGCATTCCAG GGAACAGCAAACCTGCAATCGTCGATCAATGCGAAGGAAGGCTTGGGTACGGTGTCACTTAGTGCCATCTATGCGGCTCTGGTTGTCTCCTGCATATTCCTGCCGACGCTCGTCATTCGCAAGCTGACGGTGAAGTGGACGCTCTGCGTTAGCATGCTGTGTTATGCACCGTACATCGCATCGCAGTTCTATCCCAAGTTCTACACCCTAATACCAGCAGGTATATTGCTAGGTTTGGGTGCCGCACCCATGTGGGCTAGTAAGGCAACGTACCTGACGCAACTCGGACAGGTGTACGCGAAACTGACGGACCAATCCGTCGAAGCCATCATCGTGCGATTCTTTGGATTCTTCTTCCTTGCCTGGCAAACGGCTGAGCTGTGGGGCAATCTGATTTCCAGCCTTG TTTTGTCCAGTGGAGCACATGGGGCAGCAGCGGCTGTTGATGAGAATGGAACAATTAGTTCGCACCACAGTGACCCAAACCTTGACAGCTGCGGTGCCAACTTCTGTGTCGTCGAAACGTCCGATAATGCTAACCTGCAACGGCCACCAGATTCGGAGATTTTTGAAATTTCTGCCATCTACCTGTCCTGCATTATTGCCGCTGTTATCATTGTCGCTGTATTCTTGGACCCACTGTCGAG GTACGGTGAGCGAAGACGTGGCTCCATTTCGGCAACGGAAATATCCGGCATGCAACTGCTGTCGGCAACGTTCAAACAGTTGAAAAAGGCGAACCAGCAGCTCCTCATACTTATTACCGTTTTCATCGGTATGGAACAGGCGTTTATTGGGGCTGACTTCACGCAAGCGTATGTATCGTGCGCACTAGGCATTCATCAGATCGGCTATGTGATGATCTGTTTCGGTGTGGTCAACGCAATATGCTCCATCATCTTTGGATCCGCAATGAAGTACATTGGGCGCGTTGTTATCATTATTTTAG GAGCGATTGTCCATGGAGGATGCATCATTTATCTTTTGTACTGGCGACCCCACCCGGACCATCCGATTGTATTTTTCGTACTCTCCGGTTTGTGGGGTATTGGAGATGCTGTGTGGCAAACCCAAATCAATG GTCTTTACGGTGCTTTGTTCCGACGCAATAAGGAAGCAGCCTTTTCGAACTATCGTCTATGGGAGTCCGTCGGATTCGTCGTTGCGTACGCATACTCAACGAATCTTTGCGCGCGCATGAAGCTTTATCTGCTTTttggtgtgttggtgtgtggtATGATTGGATATACGATCGTTGAGATACGTCAGCTGAAAAAG GAGAAGCGTTTGAAGCAGTTGGAAGAAATAcccaaacaacagcaaacggaCGCGGACCGAAAAGCCATCGAGGAGGACGACGAGAAGGATGAGCTGGAAGAAGATATTGTTGTAACACATCTCTGA